A single genomic interval of Streptomyces sp. BA2 harbors:
- a CDS encoding translation factor GTPase family protein: MHTSSTSNSLNLGILAHVDAGKTSLTERLLHAAGVIDEIGRVDAGNTQTDSLALERQRGITIKSAVVSFAVDDVTVNLIDTPGHPDFIAEVERVLSVLDGAVLVISAVEGVQAQTRVLMRTLRRLRIPTLVFVNKIDRRGARHEDLLRDIAERLLVPDIMPMGAAHGLGGRDASFVPFDGDDPAFTARLVDVLAAHDDALLSAYVDDEAGLSYRRLRTELGKQTEQALVHPVFFGSAVTGAGVGELIAGIRELLPSEDGSRRADDPASGTVFKVERGDAGEKIAYVRMFAGTIRTRDRLPFGGGREGKVTAVSVFDRGSATPREGVSAGRIGKLWGLGDIRIGDVVGARHPRRGGDGRHHFSPPTLETVVVPARPGDRGALHLALAQLAEQDPLINLRQDDLRQEVYVSLYGEVQKEVIQATLLDEYGIDVAFRETTTICVERVTGSGAAYEIIDKDDNPFLATVGLRVDPGQPGSGVEFRLEVELGSMPYAFFRAVEETVRESLHQGVHGWEVDDCAVTMTHSGYWPRQSHAHGTFDKSMSSTAGDFRQLTPLVLLSALRRAGTEVHEPLHRFRLSVPDDVFGQLLPALSRLRAVPHTQTARGASYVVEGEIPAARVHELEQLLPSLTRGEGELESAFERYQPVRGEAPDRPRTDRNPLCRKEYLREVAGVRR, translated from the coding sequence GTGCATACGTCGAGCACGTCCAACTCCCTGAATCTGGGGATCCTTGCGCATGTTGACGCCGGTAAGACCAGCCTGACCGAGCGGCTTCTGCACGCCGCCGGTGTCATCGACGAGATCGGTCGCGTCGATGCGGGCAACACCCAGACCGATTCACTGGCCCTGGAGCGGCAGCGCGGCATCACGATCAAGTCCGCCGTCGTCTCCTTCGCCGTCGACGACGTCACCGTCAATCTCATCGACACCCCCGGTCACCCGGACTTCATCGCCGAGGTGGAGCGGGTCCTGAGCGTGCTCGACGGCGCCGTACTCGTCATTTCGGCGGTCGAAGGCGTCCAGGCGCAGACCCGCGTACTCATGCGGACGCTGCGGCGGCTCCGCATTCCCACGCTCGTCTTCGTGAACAAGATCGACCGACGCGGCGCGCGCCACGAGGATCTGCTGCGGGACATCGCGGAGCGCCTCCTCGTCCCGGACATCATGCCCATGGGGGCGGCCCACGGCCTCGGCGGTCGCGACGCGTCCTTCGTACCCTTCGACGGCGACGACCCCGCCTTCACCGCCCGCCTCGTCGACGTACTCGCCGCGCACGACGACGCCCTGCTCTCCGCGTACGTCGACGACGAGGCGGGCCTCTCCTACCGGCGGCTCCGCACCGAACTCGGCAAGCAGACCGAGCAGGCCCTGGTGCACCCGGTGTTCTTCGGTTCGGCCGTCACCGGCGCGGGTGTCGGCGAACTCATCGCGGGCATCCGGGAGTTGCTGCCCTCCGAGGACGGCTCCCGGCGCGCCGACGACCCGGCGTCCGGCACCGTCTTCAAGGTCGAGCGCGGGGACGCCGGGGAGAAGATCGCGTACGTGAGGATGTTCGCGGGGACGATCCGCACGCGCGACCGGCTGCCGTTCGGCGGCGGGCGCGAGGGCAAGGTCACCGCGGTGAGCGTCTTCGACCGCGGGTCCGCCACCCCGCGTGAGGGCGTTTCCGCGGGCCGGATCGGGAAGTTGTGGGGGCTCGGGGACATCCGGATCGGTGATGTCGTCGGCGCACGGCACCCCCGGAGGGGCGGAGACGGGCGGCACCACTTCTCACCGCCCACCCTGGAGACCGTCGTCGTGCCCGCCCGCCCCGGCGACCGGGGCGCGCTGCACCTCGCGCTCGCCCAACTCGCCGAGCAGGACCCGCTGATCAACCTGCGGCAGGACGATCTCCGCCAGGAGGTGTACGTGTCGCTGTACGGCGAGGTCCAGAAGGAAGTCATCCAGGCGACGCTCCTCGATGAGTACGGCATCGACGTCGCGTTCCGCGAGACCACGACCATCTGCGTGGAGCGCGTGACCGGCAGCGGGGCCGCCTACGAGATCATCGACAAGGACGACAACCCCTTCCTGGCCACCGTCGGTCTGCGCGTCGATCCCGGTCAGCCGGGTTCCGGCGTGGAGTTCCGCCTGGAGGTCGAGCTCGGTTCCATGCCGTACGCGTTCTTCCGCGCCGTCGAGGAGACCGTGCGGGAGTCCCTCCACCAGGGGGTTCACGGGTGGGAGGTCGACGACTGTGCCGTCACCATGACGCACTCCGGGTACTGGCCCCGCCAGAGCCACGCGCACGGCACCTTCGACAAGAGCATGTCGAGCACGGCCGGTGACTTCCGGCAGCTGACTCCGCTGGTCCTCCTGAGCGCGCTGCGACGGGCGGGCACCGAGGTGCACGAGCCGCTGCACCGCTTCCGGCTCAGCGTCCCGGACGACGTGTTCGGGCAGCTCCTGCCCGCGCTGTCACGGCTGCGGGCGGTCCCGCACACCCAGACGGCGCGCGGAGCCTCGTACGTGGTCGAGGGCGAGATCCCCGCGGCCCGCGTCCACGAGCTCGAACAGCTGCTGCCCTCGCTGACGCGCGGCGAGGGCGAGCTGGAGTCCGCCTTCGAGCGGTACCAGCCGGTCCGGGGCGAGGCCCCGGACCGGCCGCGGACCGACCGCAATCCGCTCTGCCGCAAGGAGTACCTGCGGGAGGTGGCGGGTGTCCGGCGCTAG
- a CDS encoding LysE family translocator: MLTAALAFAGVAAIINITPGLDTLLVLRTSVAHGRDGGLAAALGILTGCLAWGVATAIGLTALLTASRFAYDALRIGGAVYLAWLGGTALWRSRRAERTPEREQAAEAEPASPRYWIVTYAASALGERIRRPSFRRRLEQFSGVAFLGFAVNLALHDRT; encoded by the coding sequence ATGCTCACCGCCGCACTCGCGTTCGCGGGCGTCGCCGCGATCATCAACATCACGCCGGGCCTGGACACACTCCTGGTCCTGCGCACCTCCGTGGCCCACGGCAGGGACGGCGGTCTCGCCGCCGCCCTTGGCATCCTCACCGGCTGCCTGGCCTGGGGCGTGGCGACGGCGATCGGCCTGACGGCACTGCTCACGGCGTCCCGTTTCGCGTACGACGCCTTGCGCATCGGGGGTGCCGTCTACCTGGCGTGGCTGGGAGGCACGGCACTGTGGCGGTCCCGCCGCGCGGAGCGGACGCCGGAGCGGGAGCAGGCGGCGGAGGCCGAGCCAGCCTCTCCCCGGTACTGGATCGTCACCTACGCGGCGTCCGCGCTGGGCGAGCGCATCCGGCGGCCGTCGTTCCGGCGCCGCCTGGAGCAGTTCAGCGGGGTGGCCTTCCTGGGCTTCGCCGTGAACCTGGCACTGCACGACCGGACCTGA
- the sodN gene encoding superoxide dismutase, Ni, translating to MLSRLFAPKVKVSAHCDLPCGVYDPAQARIEAESVKAVQEKMAANDDAQFQTRAIGIKEQRAELAKHHVSVLWSDYFKPPHFEKYPELHQLVNDTLKALSAAKGSSDPATGQKALDYIAQIDKIFWETKKA from the coding sequence ATGCTTTCCCGCCTGTTTGCCCCGAAGGTAAAGGTCAGCGCCCACTGCGACCTCCCCTGCGGCGTGTACGACCCTGCCCAGGCCCGCATCGAGGCCGAGTCGGTCAAGGCCGTCCAGGAGAAGATGGCCGCCAACGACGACGCGCAGTTCCAGACGCGCGCCATCGGCATCAAGGAGCAGCGCGCGGAGCTCGCCAAGCACCACGTGTCGGTGCTCTGGAGCGACTACTTCAAGCCCCCGCACTTCGAGAAGTACCCGGAGCTGCACCAGCTGGTCAACGACACCCTCAAGGCCCTCTCGGCCGCCAAGGGCTCGTCCGACCCGGCCACGGGCCAGAAGGCGCTGGACTACATCGCCCAGATCGACAAGATCTTCTGGGAGACGAAGAAGGCCTGA
- the sodX gene encoding nickel-type superoxide dismutase maturation protease, protein MPELSQESERRRAILPLGAAEVTGPSMVPTLYHGDRLVVQWGARVRAGDVVVLRHPFQQDLLVVKRAAERREGGWWVLGDNTYAGGDSTDYGTVPEELVLGKVWFRYRPPQFRSGQRSPFTLLRWAVSAARPVLADRSVSRRLRAR, encoded by the coding sequence ATGCCGGAGCTGTCGCAGGAGAGCGAACGGAGAAGGGCCATCTTGCCGTTGGGCGCGGCAGAGGTGACCGGCCCTTCGATGGTGCCCACGCTGTACCACGGGGACCGCCTGGTGGTGCAGTGGGGCGCGCGGGTCCGAGCGGGTGACGTGGTGGTGCTCCGCCATCCGTTCCAGCAGGACCTGTTGGTCGTCAAGCGCGCCGCCGAGCGGCGCGAGGGCGGCTGGTGGGTGCTCGGGGACAACACGTACGCGGGAGGGGACAGCACGGACTACGGCACGGTGCCCGAGGAACTCGTCCTGGGGAAGGTGTGGTTCCGCTACCGCCCGCCCCAGTTCAGGTCCGGTCAGCGCTCGCCGTTCACCCTGCTGCGCTGGGCCGTGTCGGCCGCGCGGCCCGTACTGGCCGACCGCTCCGTCTCCAGGCGTTTGCGGGCGCGGTAG
- a CDS encoding ABATE domain-containing protein → MELAYYSDYAVRLVNSEEPGRNKDTLTSVDAVRELFGGSSQAARRATDSDVTRFRSVRGRLRAVFEAADGGDETLAVDLLNSLLMEFPVSPQISGHDDRDDEGNPLWHMHLADHPSNATSGYAAIAAMGLAFHLTEHGVDRLGLCEAAPCRNAYLDTSTNRSRRYCSDRCATRANVAAYRARKRLETERSASTGRAADTAQRSRVNGER, encoded by the coding sequence GTACGTCTGGTCAACAGCGAGGAGCCGGGTCGCAACAAGGACACGCTGACGTCGGTCGACGCCGTCCGTGAGCTGTTCGGAGGCAGTTCGCAGGCGGCTCGTCGCGCCACGGACTCCGACGTCACCCGCTTCCGCTCGGTACGAGGCAGGCTCAGGGCGGTCTTCGAGGCGGCCGACGGCGGCGACGAGACGCTCGCGGTCGACCTCCTGAACTCACTGCTCATGGAGTTCCCGGTCAGCCCGCAGATCTCGGGCCACGACGACCGCGACGACGAGGGCAACCCGCTGTGGCACATGCACCTGGCGGACCACCCGTCGAACGCGACGTCCGGGTACGCCGCCATCGCCGCGATGGGCCTCGCCTTCCACCTCACCGAGCACGGAGTCGACCGCCTCGGCCTGTGCGAGGCAGCGCCCTGCCGCAACGCCTATCTCGACACGTCGACGAACCGCTCCCGACGCTACTGCTCGGACCGCTGCGCGACCCGCGCCAATGTCGCCGCCTACCGCGCCCGCAAACGCCTGGAGACGGAGCGGTCGGCCAGTACGGGCCGCGCGGCCGACACGGCCCAGCGCAGCAGGGTGAACGGCGAGCGCTGA